In Leuconostocaceae bacterium ESL0723, the following proteins share a genomic window:
- a CDS encoding histidine phosphatase family protein: MTTFYFIRHGQTEWNLAQRFQGGQGDSPLLPSSFADMKKLAAHLKGVHFDHVYASPIKRARQTAVTVKNDLPGDLPLSLRSDLAEFGLGQWEGHTHEEIDQKYPQDYYDYRHDLTQFDGRDFGGENYQGALDRFTRCIREISQSQPNGTVLVVAHGLILRIGLNALLKTPADKISQRSGLGNTSTTILTGNGQDFDLVDWNDTSYLGKAQDGTTTI, from the coding sequence ATGACAACCTTTTACTTCATTCGACACGGACAAACTGAGTGGAATCTGGCTCAGCGTTTTCAGGGCGGCCAGGGAGATTCGCCCCTGCTGCCCAGCAGTTTTGCCGATATGAAAAAGCTGGCCGCCCACCTCAAAGGCGTGCACTTTGACCATGTCTATGCCTCCCCAATCAAGCGGGCCCGGCAAACAGCGGTCACGGTTAAAAATGACCTGCCTGGGGACTTACCCCTGTCACTACGTTCAGACCTAGCTGAATTTGGTCTAGGACAGTGGGAAGGTCACACTCACGAGGAAATCGACCAAAAATACCCGCAGGACTACTATGACTACCGCCATGATTTAACCCAGTTTGATGGCCGGGACTTTGGCGGTGAGAATTACCAGGGTGCCCTTGACCGTTTTACCCGCTGTATTCGTGAAATTAGTCAATCCCAGCCCAACGGCACGGTTTTGGTCGTGGCCCACGGTTTGATTTTACGGATTGGCTTAAACGCGCTGTTGAAGACTCCGGCGGATAAAATTAGCCAGCGGAGTGGTCTGGGTAATACTTCGACCACGATTTTGACTGGCAATGGGCAGGACTTTGACCTGGTAGACTGGAATGACACCTCCTATTTGGGCAAGGCCCAGGATGGCACGACAACGATTTAA
- a CDS encoding cysteine desulfurase: MAFAKEVTVPGDTTYQISPAIKKYTLLDLGFIKNNAGAYVLHRSLEADKNLDQAIKLKVSVNPDLTGFKMSTVSAADTVRVNIFDHAQDQDMVTLYRFFVNDLIKRGVLEKLAS, from the coding sequence ATGGCCTTTGCCAAAGAAGTAACAGTACCGGGCGACACGACTTATCAAATTAGTCCCGCCATCAAAAAATATACCCTCCTGGATTTGGGTTTCATTAAGAATAATGCCGGGGCTTACGTCCTGCATCGTTCCTTAGAAGCAGATAAGAACTTAGACCAGGCGATTAAGCTCAAGGTGTCCGTTAACCCTGACTTAACTGGTTTTAAGATGAGCACGGTCTCGGCCGCCGATACGGTTCGGGTGAATATTTTTGACCATGCCCAGGACCAGGATATGGTGACCCTGTATCGGTTCTTTGTGAACGATTTGATTAAGCGCGGTGTATTGGAAAAGTTAGCCTCATGA
- a CDS encoding glycosyltransferase, translating into MVADSTYSVSVMTAMYNAEATIDHFLDQVSRQNYADFEWVLVDDGSTDQTVSRVQAFMTVHPELPLRLITQTNQGVAAARNRALAAANKQYFMFADVDDNFPTDFISGYVAGLKAADTELAIYNLRLVNPAGQMVGEKRNLAGRYSGLASVANLLEQKSGGFLVGMIAHRRLWQDLRLRPALRFLEDEEVFVRLLLRCESVQWLDQSYYDYVQHDQSAIHRADLATYQNGYQSVLAIQQDLMEANQPALVALSELRVQDLLVPLLVLAWRQKQPDLANQYRTAYLNQYHRKNIPRDQRLKRRIKWVLIKLRLKPVLLFWYRRV; encoded by the coding sequence ATGGTAGCAGATAGTACATACTCGGTTAGCGTGATGACGGCGATGTATAATGCTGAAGCAACTATTGACCACTTCTTAGACCAGGTCAGCCGGCAGAATTACGCTGATTTCGAATGGGTCCTAGTCGATGACGGCAGCACTGATCAGACTGTCAGCAGGGTACAGGCCTTTATGACGGTCCACCCAGAGTTGCCACTGCGCCTGATTACCCAAACCAATCAGGGTGTGGCGGCCGCCCGCAACCGCGCGCTAGCAGCCGCTAATAAGCAGTACTTTATGTTTGCGGACGTCGATGATAACTTCCCAACCGATTTCATTTCGGGGTATGTGGCCGGCTTGAAGGCGGCTGATACTGAGCTGGCGATCTACAACCTCCGCCTGGTTAATCCGGCGGGTCAGATGGTCGGTGAAAAGCGCAATCTTGCAGGCCGCTATAGCGGTTTGGCGAGCGTGGCCAATCTCTTAGAACAAAAAAGTGGTGGTTTTTTAGTGGGAATGATTGCCCACCGACGTCTCTGGCAGGATTTGCGCCTGAGACCGGCGCTGCGTTTTTTAGAAGATGAAGAGGTTTTTGTCCGCCTGCTACTGCGCTGCGAATCGGTGCAGTGGCTGGATCAAAGCTACTACGACTACGTCCAGCACGACCAGTCGGCGATTCACCGGGCGGATTTAGCTACCTACCAAAATGGGTACCAAAGTGTCCTTGCTATCCAGCAGGACTTAATGGAAGCCAACCAACCGGCCTTGGTTGCGCTTAGTGAGCTGAGAGTCCAAGACCTGCTTGTTCCACTCCTAGTCCTGGCTTGGCGGCAAAAACAACCAGATTTGGCCAACCAGTACCGGACCGCCTACTTGAATCAGTACCACCGTAAAAACATTCCAAGAGATCAACGATTGAAACGTAGGATTAAATGGGTGCTCATTAAACTGAGACTCAAGCCGGTCCTATTATTTTGGTACCGTCGGGTCTGA